Proteins from a single region of Streptomyces vinaceus:
- a CDS encoding (2Fe-2S)-binding protein encodes MDLSLNVNGRPEQFAAEPNELLVERLRDGLGLTGTKVGCDTGQCGTCVVQLDGRSVKSCLVLTASAAGSRVTTIEGVTTRGGELSGLQEALRQEHGTQCGFCTPGMVMALGELVENTADREAPTEPEIREWLTGNLCRCTGYHSVVRGVQRACSAARTEIPEEISGAAAVSAPGGPGPEPASVPASASASGQEV; translated from the coding sequence ATGGATCTCTCACTGAACGTGAACGGAAGACCCGAGCAGTTCGCGGCGGAGCCGAACGAACTGCTCGTCGAACGGCTCCGCGACGGCCTCGGGCTGACCGGCACCAAGGTCGGCTGCGACACCGGACAGTGCGGCACCTGCGTCGTCCAGCTCGACGGACGCTCCGTCAAGAGCTGCCTGGTCCTCACCGCCTCCGCCGCGGGCTCCCGCGTGACCACCATCGAGGGGGTCACCACCCGCGGCGGCGAACTCAGCGGCCTCCAGGAGGCCCTGCGCCAGGAGCACGGGACCCAGTGCGGGTTCTGCACCCCCGGCATGGTCATGGCCCTCGGCGAACTCGTCGAGAACACCGCCGACCGCGAGGCGCCCACCGAGCCCGAGATCCGCGAGTGGCTCACCGGCAACCTGTGCCGCTGCACCGGCTACCACAGCGTCGTACGCGGTGTGCAGCGCGCCTGCTCCGCCGCCCGGACCGAGATACCCGAGGAGATCAGCGGCGCCGCCGCCGTCTCCGCGCCCGGCGGGCCCGGGCCCGAGCCGGCGTCCGTGCCGGCCTCCGCGTCGGCGTCCGGCCAGGAGGTGTGA
- a CDS encoding NADPH-dependent F420 reductase, translating into MRTGVIGTGRIGSTLARILVAAGHEVVLANARGPRSLGPLLAELGPAASAAHPAEAAAQAELSVLMVPYASVRGLLPSAAVQDKVLVDATNAFSGGGKPADLGGRASSELVAEWYPGARVVKSLNTMHFETLAVAGTAEGERLAHFTAGDDEKAKEIVAGIIADLGFAPVDTGPLHSGGILQQPGGPLFNRPLTEAQALAWISH; encoded by the coding sequence ATGCGCACAGGCGTCATCGGCACCGGACGGATCGGTTCCACCCTCGCGCGGATCCTGGTGGCCGCCGGGCACGAGGTCGTGCTGGCCAACGCCCGCGGACCCCGTTCCCTCGGCCCCTTACTGGCCGAACTCGGCCCGGCGGCCTCGGCGGCGCACCCCGCCGAGGCCGCCGCACAGGCCGAACTCTCGGTGCTGATGGTGCCGTACGCGAGCGTCCGCGGACTCCTCCCGTCCGCGGCCGTGCAGGACAAGGTGCTGGTGGACGCCACGAACGCGTTCAGCGGCGGTGGGAAGCCCGCCGATCTGGGCGGCCGGGCCTCCAGCGAACTGGTCGCCGAGTGGTATCCCGGCGCCCGGGTCGTGAAATCCCTGAACACCATGCATTTCGAGACTCTCGCCGTCGCCGGCACAGCGGAGGGCGAACGCCTGGCCCATTTCACGGCGGGCGACGACGAGAAGGCGAAGGAAATCGTCGCGGGAATCATCGCGGATTTGGGATTCGCTCCCGTCGACACCGGCCCGCTGCACTCCGGAGGAATTCTCCAGCAGCCCGGCGGGCCCCTTTTCAACCGGCCGCTCACGGAAGCGCAGGCGCTGGCATGGATCTCTCACTGA